Proteins found in one Verrucomicrobiota bacterium genomic segment:
- a CDS encoding type II secretion system protein — protein sequence MQRQQKLSGFSLVELLVTITVVGLLAAITVPAVQGIRLSAQQAECASNMRQIGSALLLYAASNDHKLPETSHTAAAGRTWIYTIADYLGNSDEVRICPVDPKGEERLAAGGTSYILNSFLFVPQYDPFGRPIGGASNNISLIENPARTMMAFVISDSQGVGDANDHTHSQGWTSWSAVTRDISPNRFALGRSSNSTSGSSNYLYADGHVEKHEATSLKERIERGENFAAPN from the coding sequence ATGCAAAGGCAACAAAAACTCTCAGGCTTTTCTCTCGTAGAGCTCTTGGTAACGATTACCGTTGTGGGTCTTTTGGCGGCGATTACGGTGCCAGCGGTCCAGGGAATAAGACTATCGGCACAGCAAGCTGAGTGCGCGTCCAATATGCGTCAAATCGGGTCTGCCCTCCTACTTTACGCGGCTTCCAATGACCACAAGCTGCCGGAGACGTCACACACTGCTGCAGCAGGCCGAACTTGGATATATACTATCGCTGACTACTTAGGGAACAGCGACGAGGTTAGGATATGTCCGGTTGATCCAAAGGGAGAGGAGCGGTTGGCTGCTGGAGGAACGAGCTACATCTTAAATAGCTTTCTTTTTGTCCCCCAATATGACCCTTTCGGGAGGCCGATTGGGGGAGCATCCAACAACATCTCCCTCATCGAAAATCCCGCGAGGACCATGATGGCTTTCGTCATTTCCGACTCTCAGGGTGTCGGCGATGCCAACGATCACACTCACTCGCAAGGTTGGACGTCTTGGTCAGCGGTCACCCGGGATATATCCCCGAATCGCTTCGCCTTGGGTAGATCCTCCAACTCAACCTCTGGAAGTTCAAATTACCTGTACGCCGATGGCCACGTCGAAAAGCACGAAGCCACAAGCCTGAAGGAACGTATTGAAAGAGGCGAGAATTTCGCTGCACCAAATTAG